One genomic window of Pirellulales bacterium includes the following:
- a CDS encoding tetratricopeptide repeat protein, protein MMKSVPILILLVAVPQAYASDVEPGARQRTFVRALESFDAAKTPADYRESAAILESLLTDGYRNGAVYYNLGNAYFRAGEYGRAIAAYRKALPYRPRDPYLQANLRQALAVAPGRLPEPPPPWWTHVLFWSGWMSFPGKVYAALAGYLLAALLAAGALIARRPRVNWLSAALVVVAVVLSVEAGLTHAKMVKTRRAVVTGETTARKGIGKDYEPAFDQPLKDGAEFTIVAENGNWVLGHFEGIGTGWLRREYVAE, encoded by the coding sequence ATGATGAAATCAGTCCCGATACTCATCCTGCTGGTTGCAGTGCCGCAGGCCTATGCTTCCGACGTCGAGCCGGGCGCGCGGCAGCGCACGTTCGTCAGGGCGCTGGAATCGTTCGATGCGGCGAAGACGCCGGCCGATTACCGGGAGTCGGCGGCGATCCTGGAATCGCTGCTCACCGACGGCTATCGAAATGGGGCCGTCTACTACAACCTGGGTAACGCCTACTTCCGTGCGGGCGAATATGGGCGGGCGATCGCGGCCTATCGCAAGGCCCTGCCGTACCGTCCGCGAGATCCTTACCTGCAAGCAAATTTGCGCCAGGCGCTCGCGGTCGCCCCAGGACGCTTGCCCGAACCGCCGCCGCCGTGGTGGACGCACGTCTTGTTTTGGAGTGGATGGATGTCATTCCCGGGCAAGGTTTACGCGGCTTTGGCGGGCTACCTGCTGGCCGCCCTGCTGGCGGCCGGGGCCCTGATCGCGCGCCGGCCGCGTGTAAATTGGCTGAGCGCGGCGCTGGTCGTGGTTGCCGTCGTGCTGAGCGTCGAAGCCGGATTGACCCATGCCAAGATGGTCAAAACGCGCCGCGCCGTGGTCACCGGCGAAACGACGGCGCGCAAGGGAATCGGCAAAGATTACGAGCCGGCCTTCGATCAGCCGCTCAAGGACGGCGCCGAGTTCACAATCGTCGCGGAGAACGGCAACTGGGTGCTGGGCCATTTCGAAGGGATCGGCACCGGCTGGCTGCGACGAGAGTATGTCGCCGAGTAA